One stretch of Roseimicrobium sp. ORNL1 DNA includes these proteins:
- a CDS encoding SulP family inorganic anion transporter: MNWQAGTAKLWHGLWTFWDAARKFALENPLDPFPLKRTLTGYNTVKAKADVRAGINVALLGFCQGMAFASMAGLPLRYGVMCSAVSALVGPWLASSRHTVLGPTNGSAFIIFSYFASYPHLDQLQLMPMLVFLVGAMLILGAYFRVADLAQYISRSVMVAYVTGASVMIVINQAPALLGVARVATHMKEGESAPGNVFGNVWNFLTHLGAANWWALLVALATAGCYTALRYWKPKWPAFIISLVPGPLVCLLLQRFDIHLPTFSSGELDAAHLLPPFPSFLSSEAPSQFAQLFGLAIGIAFVANLENSVMAKTLASRGNYRVDPNQDMLSLGAANLACAYFAGMPASGSLTRSALNFESGARTAVSSLVGGAVCLTGALTLGPLIVYLPKAALATLVICIAISLIHKKQIRICLRATKSDAFVFMVTFIATLLVPLHVAIFTGVGVAIMLYLRKAARPSLVEYEFNKEGNLAEAALNAQRQHPSISIVHVEGDLFFGAAELFRTQIQRTCSDPNLRIIILRLKNARHLDATSVMALEELVQTMRRAGRDLIISGAGRDVYRVLRDSGVLQEIGRENFFMGSAQNPNIATRNALKRAQQIIGAKEADVHIYYDPRHAKKDEKA; encoded by the coding sequence TTGAACTGGCAGGCAGGCACGGCAAAGCTCTGGCACGGGTTGTGGACCTTCTGGGACGCGGCGCGGAAGTTCGCCCTGGAGAACCCGCTCGATCCCTTCCCGCTGAAGCGCACCCTCACCGGGTACAATACGGTGAAGGCCAAAGCCGATGTGCGCGCCGGTATCAATGTGGCCCTGCTCGGCTTCTGCCAGGGCATGGCCTTCGCCTCCATGGCCGGGCTGCCGCTGCGCTACGGCGTCATGTGCTCCGCTGTCTCCGCCCTGGTGGGACCGTGGCTGGCTAGCTCGCGACACACGGTGCTCGGCCCCACGAATGGCTCGGCCTTCATCATCTTCTCCTATTTTGCATCATACCCTCACCTCGACCAGCTCCAGCTCATGCCCATGCTGGTGTTCCTCGTGGGGGCCATGCTCATTCTCGGCGCCTACTTCCGCGTCGCGGATCTCGCGCAGTACATCAGCCGCAGCGTCATGGTCGCGTATGTCACCGGTGCCTCGGTGATGATTGTCATCAATCAGGCTCCGGCACTCCTCGGCGTGGCACGCGTGGCCACGCACATGAAGGAGGGTGAGTCTGCGCCGGGCAATGTCTTTGGCAACGTGTGGAACTTCCTCACGCACCTGGGCGCGGCGAACTGGTGGGCCCTGCTCGTGGCGCTCGCGACGGCGGGCTGCTACACCGCGCTTCGTTATTGGAAGCCGAAGTGGCCCGCCTTCATCATCAGCCTCGTGCCCGGTCCCCTGGTGTGCCTGCTGCTGCAGCGGTTTGATATTCACCTGCCCACCTTCAGCAGTGGGGAACTCGATGCGGCGCATCTCCTGCCGCCGTTCCCCTCGTTCCTCTCCTCGGAGGCGCCTTCGCAGTTCGCCCAGCTCTTCGGCCTCGCCATCGGTATCGCCTTTGTCGCGAACCTGGAGAACAGCGTCATGGCCAAGACGCTCGCCAGCCGCGGGAACTACCGCGTGGACCCGAATCAGGACATGCTCAGCCTCGGCGCGGCGAATCTCGCGTGTGCCTACTTCGCCGGCATGCCCGCCAGCGGCAGCCTCACGCGTTCCGCGTTGAACTTCGAAAGCGGCGCGCGCACTGCCGTCTCCAGCCTGGTGGGTGGCGCCGTGTGCCTCACTGGCGCGCTCACCTTGGGACCGCTCATCGTCTATCTGCCGAAGGCCGCACTCGCCACCCTGGTGATCTGCATCGCCATCTCGCTCATTCACAAGAAGCAGATCCGCATCTGCCTGCGCGCCACGAAGTCGGATGCCTTCGTCTTCATGGTCACCTTCATCGCCACGCTGCTGGTGCCGCTGCACGTGGCCATCTTCACCGGCGTGGGCGTGGCCATCATGCTCTACCTGCGCAAGGCCGCACGTCCCTCGCTGGTGGAATACGAGTTCAACAAGGAGGGCAACCTCGCCGAGGCTGCGCTCAATGCCCAGCGCCAGCACCCTTCCATCTCGATTGTGCACGTGGAGGGCGACCTCTTCTTCGGCGCTGCGGAACTCTTCCGCACGCAGATCCAGCGCACCTGCTCCGACCCCAATCTGCGCATCATCATCCTGCGCCTGAAGAATGCCCGCCACCTCGACGCCACCAGCGTGATGGCCCTGGAGGAACTCGTGCAAACCATGCGCAGGGCCGGCCGCGACCTCATCATCAGCGGCGCCGGGAGGGACGTGTACCGCGTCCTGCGCGACAGCGGCGTGCTGCAGGAAATCGGCCGCGAAAATTTCTTCATGGGCAGCGCCCAGAATCCCAACATCGCCACGCGAAACGCCCTAAAGCGCGCCCAGCAAATCATCGGCGCGAAGGAAGCGGATGTGCATATCTATTACGACCCGCGGCATGCGAAGAAGGATGAGAAGGCGTGA
- a CDS encoding GyrI-like domain-containing protein produces the protein MIESPQIIQTSTLHAAIIPVTVPRAQIGEAMMPGLTEIMAAVKAQGIGPAGVWFTHHLRIEPEIFDFEICVPVTAAVKPVGRVIPGVWPGMKVIRTVYHGPYEGMGDAWGEFEEWIETQGLKGTRDLWERYLVGPEVGPDGSLYRTELNRPLAE, from the coding sequence ATGATCGAATCTCCCCAAATCATCCAGACCAGCACGCTGCACGCCGCCATCATCCCCGTCACGGTTCCTCGTGCACAGATCGGGGAAGCCATGATGCCCGGGCTCACCGAAATCATGGCTGCCGTGAAGGCACAGGGCATCGGCCCCGCCGGCGTGTGGTTCACGCATCACCTGCGCATCGAGCCGGAAATCTTCGACTTTGAAATCTGCGTCCCCGTCACCGCTGCCGTGAAGCCCGTGGGCCGCGTCATCCCCGGCGTGTGGCCCGGCATGAAAGTCATCCGGACCGTCTACCACGGTCCCTATGAAGGCATGGGCGATGCCTGGGGCGAATTCGAAGAGTGGATCGAAACGCAGGGCCTCAAAGGCACCCGGGACCTCTGGGAGCGGTATCTCGTCGGTCCCGAAGTCGGGCCGGATGGGAGCCTGTATCGCACGGAGTTGAATCGGCCGTTGGCGGAGTAG